ACGGTGGCCGATGCGCCACCTCCGGCGGCCAGGGCACGATCGACGAACGCGTTGGTATAGGTCTTGGACAGGTCCACCTTGGCCTGGGCCACGCCGTCGTTGAACTCGCTCAGGACGGTCAGCGGCGTGGTCAGGTCCTCGGGCACGAAGCGCCCGTCGCGGGTGAAGATGGCGCGCGCGTTCTCCACCGCCTTGGCGTAGGTGGCGCGGTCGCCGGAGACGTAGCTGTCCGGCAGCGCGGCCACGATCTGCTCGCCGCTGTGATCGGCGATGAAGGCCAGCGCACGCTGCTCGGCCCGCACGATCTTCTCCACCGCCTGCGGCCGCTGCTGCAGGAACGCCGACTGCGCGTACAGCACCGAGGTCGGGTACAGCCCGCCGTAGACCTGGCGCGCGCCGGCGTCGCTGCGCGCATCGATCAGGATCTTGCCGACCTTGCGTTCGGCGATCAGCGTGGCGGCCGGATCGTAGTTGACCAGCAGGTCGACCTTGCCCTGTTCCAGCGCGGCCACCGCGGCGGCGCCGGAGCCCACGCCGATCAGCGACACGGCCGTCTCGGGAATCTTGTTGCGCGCCAGGTAGTGGCGGACGAAGAAGTCCGACGAGGAACCCGGCGCGGTGATGCCGACCTTCATGCCCTGGATCGTCTGCGGCCTGGCCGGATCGAAGGTGCCGTCGTTGCGCCCGGCCAGCACCAGACCCGAATTTCGCGAGAGCAGGATGAAGGCGGTGACGTCCTTGCGCTTGGCCTGCATCTGGATGGTGTGGTCGTAGAAGCCCACCGCCACATCGGTCGAACCGGCGACCAGCGCCTGCAGCACCTTCGAGCCGCCTTGGGCGAAGTTCTCGGTCTTGACCTGGAGGCCTTCGTCCTTGAAGTAGCCCTGGGCATCGGCCACGAAGAACGGCAGGTTGTTGAGATTGTAGGAGCCGACGCTGATGCGCACCGGCGCATCGTCGGCGCCCGGCGCGGCGCCGGAGGCGTGGCTGGCGTCCTTGCCGCAGGCGGACAGGACGAGGGCGGCGGCGACCAGGGTGGCCGCCATGAGTGGCTTGTACATCGATCCCTCCCAGGATGTATGCGATGCGAAACGTGGACCGGGTCGGACCCGGCGAATCAGGTCATGCCGCTGAGGTCCATTCGGCAGCGACGGAAGTGCGTGGCGAGGGGGCGAACACCCGGCCTTCGAACAGACGCCGCGCGGTCCGCACGACGCTGGCGACGACCGCGTCGCTGCCCGCGGCGCGGCTGAGCCCGACGGCCAGGCTGCCACTGGGATGCTCAAGGGTAATCGTGGTCGGCAGCGGCAGATATCCCACCATGGTGTGGGCCAGCGTGCCCTCGGTGACCACCGCCGTGGCCAGCCCCACCGCACCGGTGATGGCCAGCGCGGTGTGGCACTGATGCGGCATGAAGTAGCGGACCTGCAGGTGGCCGCCGTGCTGCGGCGCAGCAAGCAGCACCGGTTTGGGAATCACGCGGTCGGCGGCGTCGGCGATGCCCATGCGTCGCCCTGCCTCGACGCGGATGGACTCGATCCGGGTCAGCAGCGCGGCATCGGCGTTGAGGCGGGCCGGCGTCTCGTCGCCGCGCAGGCCCAGCGCCTCGGCGCGGATCAGCACCAGCGGCATGGCGCAGTCGACCAGGCTCACCTCGACCTCGTCGATCCACTCGCTGGCGCGCCCGCTCGGCAGCAGCTTGCCGGTGCGCGCGCCAGCGGCATCCAGGAAAGCCAGCGAGATCGGCGCGGCGGTGCCGGGCGCGCCGGCGATGCGGGTATCGCCCAGATAGGCCACCTGGCCGTTGGGCGTCTCCACCGTGGCCACGATCACCTTGCCGGTGTTGACGTTGTGGATGCGCACCTGGGTGCGCGGATGCCGCGCCGGCACCAGGCCGCGCTCGATCGCATACGGCCCCACCGCCGCCAGCATGTTGCCGCAGTTGGGCGCGGTATCGACCACGCGCTGGTCCACGCGCACCTGGGCGAACAGGTAATCGACATCGGCGTCGGCGCGGCTGGCGCGATCGATGATCGCGACCTTGCTGGTCAGCGCGTTGCCGCCGCCGATGCCGTCGATCTGCAGCGGATGGCCCGAGCCCATCACCTCCAGCAGCAGGCGGTCGCGCTCGGCCGCATCGGCAGGCAGGTCCGAGGCGAGGAAGAACGGCCCCTTGGAGGTGCCGCCGCGCATCAGGACACAGGGAACGCTGAGCAGGTCGTTGGACATGGGCGTGGTAGATTCATACCAGTTCCGGATTAATGATCCGGTGTGATGCGATCCTGGCATGGCCACGATTGATCTGTGAATTGCTATTTTTCGGTAGATTGATCCGATATGAGCATGAATTGCGAAATCCTGGACCTGCGCGCCTTCCTGCTGGTGGCCGAGTCGCGCAGCTTCCACCGCGCGGCCGAGACCCTGCACGTCTCCCAGCCCGCCCTGAGCCGGCGCATCCAGAAACTCGAGCAGGCGATCGGCTCGCCGCTGCTCGAGCGCACCACGCGCAGCGTGTCCACCACGGCCGTGGGCGAGAACCTGCTGCCGCTGGTGCGACGCATGCTGGAGGAGTTCGACGGCTCGCTGTTCGCCCAACGCGGCGATCACGTCGGCCGCCAGATCACCATCGCCTGCCTGCCCACCGCGGCGTTCTACTTCCTGCCCAGCGTGATGGCGCGCTTCCATGCCGAGCACCCCAACGTGCGCTTCCGCATCCTCGACGTGCCGGCCACCGAGGGATTGCAGGCGGTGGAGCGCGGCGAGGTCGAGTTCGGTATCAACTTCATGGGCGCCTCCGATCCCAACCTGAGCTTCGAGGTGCTGGTGGAGGATCCCTTCGTGCTCGCCTGCCGGCGCGATCACCCGCTGGCCAAGAAGCGCAAGATCGCCTGGAGCGACCTGGAGAAGCACCAGCTGATCACCGTGCATCGCACCAGCGGCAACCGCACCCTGCTCGACGGCGCGCTCGCACGCGAGAACCTGAAGCTGCGCTGGTTCTACGAGGTCACCCACCTGTCGACCTCGCTGGGCATGGTCGAGGCCGGCATCGGCGTGTCGGTGCTGCCGCGCATGGCCACGCCGCAGGGCGAACACCCCACCCTGGTCACGCGCCCGATCGACAGCCCGGTGGTCTCGCGCACCATCGGCATCGTGCGCCGGAACAACGCGGCGCTCTCGCCGATGGCCGAGCGCTTCCTGCAGATGCTGCAGAAGCAGTGGAAGCCCGGCGCGCGCACGACCGAGCGCACGCGCGGCTAGCGCAGCACGCGCAACGCAAACAGCAAGGTTCTTCGCCGAAGTGGGAGGGCGTGGCCCGATCGATGCGATGCGATGCAGACGGGCAAAAGCACACTTTGCCGACCAGCCTCGCCCCTGCCAGGCGCGGCTCCTCGGCTCGGTCCACCCATGACCGACTTTCGGGTTGACCGTGCCTCGTATTTCCGGTGGAGCCG
The window above is part of the Pseudoxanthomonas sp. X-1 genome. Proteins encoded here:
- a CDS encoding ABC transporter substrate-binding protein, which produces MYKPLMAATLVAAALVLSACGKDASHASGAAPGADDAPVRISVGSYNLNNLPFFVADAQGYFKDEGLQVKTENFAQGGSKVLQALVAGSTDVAVGFYDHTIQMQAKRKDVTAFILLSRNSGLVLAGRNDGTFDPARPQTIQGMKVGITAPGSSSDFFVRHYLARNKIPETAVSLIGVGSGAAAVAALEQGKVDLLVNYDPAATLIAERKVGKILIDARSDAGARQVYGGLYPTSVLYAQSAFLQQRPQAVEKIVRAEQRALAFIADHSGEQIVAALPDSYVSGDRATYAKAVENARAIFTRDGRFVPEDLTTPLTVLSEFNDGVAQAKVDLSKTYTNAFVDRALAAGGGASATVAARQ
- a CDS encoding 4-oxalomesaconate tautomerase, with translation MSNDLLSVPCVLMRGGTSKGPFFLASDLPADAAERDRLLLEVMGSGHPLQIDGIGGGNALTSKVAIIDRASRADADVDYLFAQVRVDQRVVDTAPNCGNMLAAVGPYAIERGLVPARHPRTQVRIHNVNTGKVIVATVETPNGQVAYLGDTRIAGAPGTAAPISLAFLDAAGARTGKLLPSGRASEWIDEVEVSLVDCAMPLVLIRAEALGLRGDETPARLNADAALLTRIESIRVEAGRRMGIADAADRVIPKPVLLAAPQHGGHLQVRYFMPHQCHTALAITGAVGLATAVVTEGTLAHTMVGYLPLPTTITLEHPSGSLAVGLSRAAGSDAVVASVVRTARRLFEGRVFAPSPRTSVAAEWTSAA
- a CDS encoding LysR family transcriptional regulator — encoded protein: MSMNCEILDLRAFLLVAESRSFHRAAETLHVSQPALSRRIQKLEQAIGSPLLERTTRSVSTTAVGENLLPLVRRMLEEFDGSLFAQRGDHVGRQITIACLPTAAFYFLPSVMARFHAEHPNVRFRILDVPATEGLQAVERGEVEFGINFMGASDPNLSFEVLVEDPFVLACRRDHPLAKKRKIAWSDLEKHQLITVHRTSGNRTLLDGALARENLKLRWFYEVTHLSTSLGMVEAGIGVSVLPRMATPQGEHPTLVTRPIDSPVVSRTIGIVRRNNAALSPMAERFLQMLQKQWKPGARTTERTRG